A window of Pectinophora gossypiella chromosome 12, ilPecGoss1.1, whole genome shotgun sequence contains these coding sequences:
- the LOC126371164 gene encoding major facilitator superfamily domain-containing protein 6-A, which yields MEAGSAAPAGPALAARPLVNPDEYGEVDTTRYPEPKEATHKVRGRSDLLELMCGAGAVDPELLTVKTFYFFFYSAFGSLFPLMGVYFKQMGMNAGQCGLLIGTRPFVEFLSAPFWGGLADRWQKGRTLLLASLGAWVVFTLPLSWVQPGAVACVQPVNATMYQLAPPNYDEEPAPGTRAFRGPQASRSDGSPLPVSDAINYNPQENANWVTPLHSSIVYRKPDIQKTFFLLLLLVVIGEFFSAPAITLADSAVITLLGEDADRYGHQRMFGSLGWGLAMFFVGIALDHSTAFSSHPCGGPQRYEKNYTICFATFSVLMGAALITATQIRFKYEFVSVEAPAPAAPSSPTHEEKLQQQLAEQLQLPGLDTSAPAPRPQPALHPAKVFAQTTREMPEWVTVLRQFQNVKAASFLLVAWFMGFGIGLIFTFLFWHLQDIGGSPTLFGVASVINHISEIFAYFFSFKLITQMGHVKVLCLGLAGNVLRFLYISWLSNPWWVLPFEFVQGVTHAAVWAACCSYIAHHSPPGLRSSAQGVLQGLHHGLGRGCGAVLGGVAVARWGTTRTFAGYGLLCGVALAAFAFVNFRDGGEEVNAGADADEEARAVAEAGVLAPHGVPSNPLPRALSSTRLADLAHHDQYGATQSYGGGDSLGVPGQAPAPRPSNPFLAEQAAPAQPAAYR from the exons ATGGAGGCCGGCAGCGCCGCCCCCGCGGGCCCCGCGCTCGCCGCGCGCCCTCTCGTCAACCCCGACGAGTACGGCGAAGTCGACACCACCAG GTACCCGGAGCCGAAGGAGGCGACGCACAAGGTGCGCGGCCGCAGCGACCTGCTGGAGCTGAtgtgcggcgccggcgccgtcgACCCCGAGCTGCTCACCGTGAAGACgttctacttcttcttctactcGGCTTTCGGCTCGCTGTTCCCGCTGATGGGCGTGTACTTCAAGCAAATGGGCATGAACGCTGGCCAGTGCGGCCTGCTGATCGGCACGCGGCCCTTCGTCGAGTTCCTATCGGCACCCTTCTGGGGTGGGCTGGCCGACCGCTGGCAGAAGGGGCGCACGCTGCTGCTGGCGTCGCTGGGCGCGTGGGTGGTGTTCACGCTGCCGCTGAGCTGGGTGCAGCCGGGTGCCGTGGCGTGCGTTCAGCCCGTCAACGCCACCATGTACCAGCTGGCGCCGCCCAACTACGACGAGGAGCCGGCGCCGGGCACGCGTGCCTTCCGCGGCCCACAAGCCTCGCGCAGTGATGGCAGCCCGCTGCCCGTCTCCGACGCCATCAACTACAACCCCCAGGAGAACGCCAACTGGGTGACACCGCTGCACTCCTCCATCGTATACCGCAAGCCCGACATCCAGAAGACGTTCTtcctgctgctgctgctggtcGTCATCGGGGAGTTCTTCAGCGCACCGGCCATCACGCTGGCCGACTCAGCCGTGATCACGCTGCTGGGCGAGGACGCGGACAG GTACGGGCACCAGCGCATGTTCGGCTCGCTGGGCTGGGGGCTGGCGATGTTCTTCGTGGGCATCGCGCTGGACCACAGCACGGCGTTCAGCTCGCACCCGTGCGGCGGCCCGCAGCGCTATGAGAAGAATTACACGATCTGCTTCGCAACCTTCTCCGTGCTGATGGGCGCTGCGCTCATCACCGCCACGCAG ATCCGTTTCAAGTACGAGTTCGTGAGCGTAgaggcgccggcgccggcggcccCCAGCTCGCCCACGCATGAGGAGAAGCTGCAGCAGCAGCTGGCCGAGCAACTGCAGCTGCCCGGACTCGACAcatccgcgcccgcgccgcgcccgcagCCCGCATTACACCCCGCCAAg GTGTTCGCGCAGACGACGCGCGAGATGCCGGAGTGGGTAACGGTACTGCGGCAGTTCCAGAACGTGAAGGCAGCTTCCTTTCTGCTGGTGGCCTGGTTCATGGGCTTCGGCATCGGACTCATCTTCACTTTCCTCTTCTGGCATCTCCAG GACATCGGCGGGTCCCCGACGTTGTTCGGCGTGGCGTCCGTCATCAACCACATCTCCGAGATCTTCGCCTACTTCTTCAGCTTTAAATTAATCACTCAAATGGGCCACGTCAAG GTGCTGTGCCTGGGGCTGGCAGGCAACGTGCTGCGGTTCCTGTACATCTCGTGGCTGTCCAACCCGTGGTGGGTGCTGCCCTTCGAGTTCGTGCAAGGCGTGACGCACGCGGCGGTGTGGGCCGCCTGCTGCTCGTACATCGCGCACCACTCGCCGCCCGGCCTGCGCTCCTCCGCGCAGGGCGTGCTGCAGG GGCTGCACCACGGGCTGGGCCGCGGCTGCGGCGCCGTGCTGGGCGGCGTGGCGGTGGCGCGCTGGGGCACGACGCGCACCTTCGCCGGCTACGGGCTGCTGTGCGGCGTGGCGCTCGCCGCCTTCGCCTTCGTGAACTTCCGCGACGGCGGCGAGGAGGTGAACGCGGGCGCCGACGCGGACGAGGAGGCGCGTGCGGTGGCGGAGGCCGGCGTGCTGGCGCCGCACGGCGTGCCCTCCAACCCGCTGCCGCGCGCGCTCTCCTCCACGCGGCTCGCGGACCTCGCACACCACGACCAGTACGGGGCCACGCAG AGCTACGGCGGCGGCGACAGCCTGGGCGTCCCGGGgcaggcgccggcgccgcggccgTCCAACCCGTTCCTGGCGGagcaggcggcgcccgcgcagcccGCCGCATACAGATAA